In the Flagellimonas sp. MMG031 genome, one interval contains:
- a CDS encoding ABC transporter permease, whose product MFDLERWQEIFDTIRKNKLRTFLTGLSVASGIFILVILLGFGQGMRNGIENEFKQDASTSVWVWPGVTSKEYKGLNPGRRIQLVNENYDKASAMFNDDIEYSSGRIFVRGVSVNYGKEALIYGVQGVGSDFQFIDNAQMAEGRFINYQDEISNGKVAVIGNKIKKDVFGNVETPIGEFIDISGIPFKIVGVFKEMREREEENIFIPISTAQRTFNGGNRINNMSFTLPPVDNFDAAVAQAVNFKDDLKQYLQQTHTVAPDDTGAIEVWSAMEEAKRYYGLTNNIKLFFWFVGVCTIIAGVVGVSNIMMIVVKERTREIGIRKALGAKPWSIIAMILHEAIFVTAISGFGGLIFSMALLELVGPHIEVDYIMNPSVNFNVAFSTVIVLIVAGTLAGFVPAYRAAKVKVIESLRDE is encoded by the coding sequence ATGTTCGACTTGGAGCGGTGGCAAGAAATATTTGACACCATACGAAAGAACAAACTACGTACCTTTTTGACCGGTCTCTCCGTAGCCTCCGGTATCTTTATTTTGGTCATTCTTTTGGGATTTGGGCAAGGCATGCGCAATGGTATCGAAAACGAATTCAAACAAGATGCCTCCACCAGCGTATGGGTATGGCCTGGAGTGACTTCAAAGGAATACAAAGGACTCAATCCCGGAAGGCGCATTCAGCTGGTCAACGAAAATTACGACAAGGCCAGTGCCATGTTCAACGATGATATTGAGTACAGCTCTGGAAGGATATTTGTTCGGGGCGTCAGCGTGAACTACGGAAAGGAAGCCTTGATTTATGGCGTCCAAGGTGTAGGGTCCGACTTTCAATTTATTGATAATGCCCAAATGGCCGAGGGAAGGTTCATTAATTACCAAGATGAAATTTCCAATGGAAAAGTGGCCGTCATCGGGAACAAAATAAAGAAAGATGTTTTTGGCAACGTCGAAACGCCTATCGGGGAGTTTATCGATATCTCTGGCATTCCTTTTAAAATTGTTGGCGTCTTTAAAGAAATGCGCGAGCGGGAAGAAGAGAATATATTCATACCCATTTCTACGGCGCAACGCACTTTTAATGGTGGCAACAGAATCAATAATATGTCCTTTACCTTGCCTCCGGTGGATAATTTTGATGCTGCGGTGGCCCAGGCAGTAAATTTTAAGGATGACCTAAAACAATACCTACAGCAGACCCATACGGTGGCTCCAGACGATACAGGTGCTATTGAGGTATGGAGCGCCATGGAAGAGGCCAAACGTTACTACGGCCTTACCAATAATATAAAACTGTTTTTCTGGTTCGTGGGCGTATGCACCATTATCGCTGGGGTGGTTGGGGTAAGCAATATTATGATGATTGTAGTGAAGGAGCGTACCCGCGAGATAGGAATTCGAAAAGCCTTGGGTGCCAAGCCATGGTCAATCATTGCCATGATTCTGCATGAGGCTATTTTTGTGACCGCAATTTCGGGCTTTGGTGGACTAATCTTCAGCATGGCATTGTTGGAACTTGTAGGTCCCCATATCGAAGTGGACTACATCATGAACCCTTCCGTCAATTTCAATGTGGCCTTTTCTACCGTAATTGTGCTCATCGTGGCTGGAACCTTGGCCGGTTTTGTGCCCGCGTACCGCGCTGCAAAAGTAAAAGTAATCGAATCCTTGAGGGACGAATAA
- a CDS encoding heme-copper oxidase subunit III — MDLTQGTAKEKNRRAKKMMLWFGIVSLIMGFAGWTSAYIVSSKREDWVSDLDLPSAFYISTAIIVLSSITYLLAKKAVSKDNQKMGTLFLVVTFVLGIAFISLQFVGFSQMLENGYYFTGPTSNIKMSYVFLLAAVHIAHVVAGLISLSVVLVQQLRNKYTPENMLGLELGATFWHFLDFIWVYLILFMYFVK; from the coding sequence ATGGATTTAACCCAAGGAACAGCAAAGGAAAAGAACAGAAGGGCAAAGAAAATGATGCTCTGGTTCGGTATTGTGAGTTTGATCATGGGCTTCGCTGGTTGGACCAGTGCCTATATTGTCAGCAGCAAACGGGAGGATTGGGTAAGCGATTTGGATTTGCCAAGCGCCTTCTACATTAGTACGGCAATCATAGTTTTGAGCAGCATTACCTATTTATTGGCAAAAAAGGCTGTCTCAAAGGACAATCAAAAAATGGGAACCCTCTTCTTGGTGGTCACATTTGTCCTGGGGATTGCGTTTATATCCCTCCAGTTTGTCGGGTTTTCCCAGATGCTGGAAAATGGATATTATTTTACGGGTCCAACGAGCAATATTAAGATGTCCTACGTATTTTTGTTGGCAGCAGTGCACATTGCCCACGTAGTGGCAGGTCTCATATCACTTTCGGTGGTATTGGTGCAGCAACTCAGAAATAAGTATACCCCGGAAAATATGTTGGGATTGGAGCTTGGCGCCACTTTCTGGCATTTTTTGGATTTTATTTGGGTATATCTAATTCTATTTATGTATTTCGTGAAATAA
- the cyoE gene encoding heme o synthase has product MKSAVGSVKNNTLSLLFSDFKEITKAKLAVSVVFSSIAGYLLGAYQIDLLSLLLLMFGGYCMVGASNAYNQIIERDLDALMKRTRNRPIPSGRMSVRTALVVAILMTVLGVLSLLALSPKTAMFGAISLFLYTSVYTPLKTKSPLAVFVGAFPGAIPFMLGWVAATDDFGIEPGTLFMIQFFWQFPHFWALGWMLDEDYKQAGFKMLPTGNKDKGTALQIILYTIWMIVISIIPVFGFTGRLHLSIPAAVIVLLSGLVMLFFAFKLYENRDNASARKLMLASVTYISLIQVVYVIDKFIS; this is encoded by the coding sequence ATGAAGTCTGCCGTAGGTTCCGTAAAAAATAACACGCTTTCCTTACTATTTTCCGATTTTAAGGAGATTACCAAGGCCAAGTTGGCCGTTAGCGTGGTGTTCTCTTCCATTGCAGGATATCTCTTGGGGGCCTATCAGATTGATTTGTTGTCTCTCTTATTACTGATGTTCGGAGGATATTGCATGGTGGGTGCATCCAATGCCTATAACCAAATTATAGAGCGGGATTTGGATGCCCTTATGAAACGCACCCGAAATAGGCCCATACCCTCTGGCCGAATGTCGGTACGGACCGCGTTGGTGGTTGCCATTTTAATGACGGTTCTCGGCGTGCTGTCCCTTTTGGCACTTAGTCCGAAGACAGCCATGTTCGGTGCCATATCCCTTTTCTTGTATACCAGTGTGTACACGCCCCTAAAAACGAAATCGCCTCTTGCGGTTTTTGTGGGAGCCTTCCCCGGGGCTATACCCTTTATGTTGGGATGGGTGGCCGCCACGGACGATTTTGGCATAGAGCCTGGCACCTTGTTCATGATTCAATTTTTTTGGCAGTTTCCCCATTTCTGGGCATTGGGCTGGATGTTGGATGAGGACTACAAGCAAGCTGGATTTAAAATGTTGCCCACAGGGAACAAGGATAAAGGAACCGCATTGCAAATCATTCTATATACCATTTGGATGATCGTGATTTCCATTATCCCCGTTTTCGGATTCACGGGAAGATTGCATCTCTCCATACCTGCAGCCGTCATTGTATTGCTATCTGGTTTGGTGATGTTGTTCTTCGCTTTCAAACTGTATGAAAACCGGGACAATGCCTCGGCAAGAAAGTTGATGTTGGCCAGCGTCACCTACATATCATTGATTCAAGTTGTATACGTAATAGATAAGTTTATAAGTTAA
- a CDS encoding DUF420 domain-containing protein, which translates to MTDELTLKEKRFNKWITVISIAIPLVVALLFGYKIPDAEPLSFLPPVYAGINGLTAILLIVAVIAIKNGKKGTHQKLMTTCIVLSALFLVMYVAYHMTSESTVFGGEGPIKYIYYFILMTHIVLSIAVIPLVLITYSKVYLDDFESHRQWAKFTFPIWLYVAVTGVLVYLMISPYYPY; encoded by the coding sequence ATGACCGATGAACTTACCCTAAAGGAAAAACGGTTCAACAAATGGATTACCGTTATCTCCATTGCAATCCCCCTGGTGGTTGCCCTATTGTTCGGATATAAAATTCCCGATGCAGAACCCTTGTCATTTCTTCCGCCGGTCTACGCGGGCATAAATGGACTTACCGCCATTCTTTTAATTGTAGCGGTCATAGCCATAAAAAATGGTAAGAAAGGGACGCATCAAAAATTAATGACCACTTGCATAGTGCTTTCAGCCTTGTTTTTGGTAATGTATGTAGCCTATCACATGACATCGGAATCGACCGTTTTTGGTGGTGAGGGCCCGATCAAATACATCTACTATTTTATATTGATGACCCACATTGTGCTATCCATTGCCGTAATACCGTTGGTGCTCATCACCTATTCCAAAGTGTATTTGGATGATTTTGAAAGCCATAGGCAATGGGCAAAGTTTACATTTCCTATTTGGCTCTATGTGGCAGTAACCGGGGTTTTGGTCTATCTGATGATTTCACCTTATTATCCCTATTGA
- a CDS encoding SCO family protein — MPTGSNSKKKYTYIWVSAIILIFGTFAVYEITKRVKGGTVVENDRMSSISKNKKVGFVVNQGEKRKVPDFEFYNQDSVLISNKDYLGKVYVVEFFFTTCPTICPIMTKNLVELQETFKDSEDFGVASFTINPRYDTPTVLTAYANKFGITDKDWHLMTGDKDKIYELAQQGFYIFANEDQEAPGGFEHSGMFALVDKNGYIRSREDEFGNPLIYYRGTITEEQGVNSDGETQQISILKEDIKKLLAE, encoded by the coding sequence ATGCCGACAGGATCAAATAGTAAGAAGAAGTATACGTATATCTGGGTATCCGCCATCATATTGATTTTCGGGACCTTTGCGGTCTACGAAATCACAAAACGGGTAAAAGGTGGTACAGTGGTCGAGAACGACCGTATGAGCAGTATTTCCAAGAACAAGAAAGTAGGTTTTGTGGTCAATCAAGGGGAAAAACGCAAGGTGCCCGATTTTGAGTTCTATAATCAAGATAGTGTCCTGATCAGTAATAAGGATTATCTGGGAAAAGTGTACGTAGTCGAGTTTTTCTTTACCACTTGCCCTACGATTTGCCCCATTATGACCAAGAACTTGGTAGAATTGCAGGAAACCTTCAAGGACAGTGAAGATTTTGGCGTAGCCTCATTTACCATCAACCCAAGATATGACACGCCCACCGTACTGACCGCGTATGCCAACAAATTCGGAATCACGGATAAGGACTGGCATTTGATGACTGGTGATAAGGACAAAATATACGAATTGGCCCAGCAAGGATTCTACATTTTTGCAAACGAGGACCAAGAGGCGCCAGGCGGCTTTGAGCACTCTGGGATGTTCGCGTTGGTTGACAAAAATGGGTATATTCGTTCGCGGGAAGATGAGTTTGGTAACCCATTGATCTATTATCGTGGAACCATAACCGAGGAGCAAGGAGTCAACTCTGATGGAGAGACCCAGCAGATAAGCATTTTGAAAGAGGACATTAAAAAACTATTGGCAGAATGA
- a CDS encoding ABC transporter permease gives MFNKDRWREIIEVLTTNVWRTIFTAFGVCWGIFILIVLLAAGKGLENGIKQDFGNIATNTMFMWTRATTKGHEGLPKGRRFEFKIGDVQALRDNVPNLRFISPRNQLGGFGGNNNVVRGTRTGAFNVYGDYPEIINQDPMTVTSGRFLNYNDIKEKRKVAIIGQGVKNDLYDKDEEALGTYIKIQGVNFMVIGTYKKNTSDGGEEGQKEIFVPFTSFSQAFNRGEDVGWMAITANDGSSISQLKDKIVDVMKKRHKVHPEDTRAVGYFDLYEQYNRVESLFGALKGVAYIVGIMVLLSGIIGVSNIMLIVVKERTKEIGIRRALGEQPWSIKKQILMESIFLTLISGMVGIIFGSLVIFGINSLLDSVGPVDMFMNPSVSVGVVTGALTILMVSGLLAGFIPAQSAIKVRPIEALRTE, from the coding sequence ATGTTCAATAAAGATAGATGGCGTGAAATTATAGAGGTGCTCACCACCAATGTGTGGCGTACCATTTTTACGGCCTTTGGTGTTTGCTGGGGCATCTTTATCCTTATCGTACTGTTGGCGGCCGGCAAGGGTTTGGAAAATGGTATCAAACAGGATTTTGGGAACATTGCCACCAACACCATGTTTATGTGGACCCGTGCCACCACCAAGGGCCACGAGGGCTTGCCCAAGGGGCGACGTTTTGAGTTTAAGATAGGCGATGTGCAGGCATTGCGGGACAATGTGCCCAACCTTAGGTTTATCTCACCGCGGAATCAATTAGGTGGGTTTGGCGGTAATAATAATGTGGTGCGCGGTACCCGAACCGGAGCGTTCAATGTGTATGGGGATTATCCGGAAATTATCAATCAGGATCCCATGACAGTTACCTCGGGCCGGTTTTTGAATTATAACGACATCAAGGAAAAAAGAAAAGTGGCCATTATAGGTCAGGGGGTAAAGAACGACCTCTATGATAAGGACGAGGAGGCACTGGGCACCTACATCAAGATACAGGGAGTCAACTTTATGGTCATCGGTACTTATAAAAAGAACACCAGTGATGGGGGCGAAGAGGGCCAAAAGGAGATTTTCGTGCCTTTTACCTCTTTTTCTCAGGCATTCAACCGCGGAGAGGATGTAGGTTGGATGGCGATTACGGCGAACGATGGTAGCTCCATCTCCCAACTAAAGGATAAGATTGTGGATGTTATGAAAAAACGCCACAAAGTCCATCCTGAAGATACCCGTGCCGTCGGTTACTTTGATCTGTACGAGCAATACAATCGTGTGGAGAGCCTCTTCGGAGCATTAAAAGGAGTCGCCTACATTGTGGGCATCATGGTGCTGCTGTCCGGAATTATTGGGGTAAGCAATATAATGCTCATCGTGGTAAAGGAGCGTACCAAGGAAATTGGTATCCGAAGGGCTTTGGGAGAACAGCCATGGTCCATTAAAAAGCAAATTTTAATGGAGTCCATTTTCCTGACCCTGATCTCGGGGATGGTAGGGATTATTTTTGGCTCGTTGGTCATTTTTGGTATCAACTCACTATTGGATAGCGTAGGGCCCGTGGATATGTTCATGAATCCAAGTGTAAGCGTGGGCGTGGTAACGGGTGCTCTCACCATCTTGATGGTATCAGGGCTTCTGGCCGGGTTCATTCCTGCACAGAGCGCCATAAAGGTCCGGCCTATTGAAGCATTGCGAACAGAATAA
- a CDS encoding ABC transporter permease translates to MFDRDVWQEIFNTLKTNKLRTFLTGFSVGWAIFILVMLLASVNGMENGFYNQFNDDATNSIFVRPGTTSKAYGGFEEGRRIQMKNDDLEYITQSFPNDVEFISARYYANATARYKDETGSYSVQAVHPDHQAIEKTLVMEGRYINEADIVNKAKVAVIGRKVAEDLFKDEDPLGKFVEFNGLPFRVIGIFTDDGDDNAERMIYAPISTYQRIYGNTNNINMIALTYNPTYDISTSLEFSERLETLMKRRYKIAPEDQAGLYVWNYAEAYDNISSFTAVLKAIGIGVGFLILVAGIVGIGNIMVFTIKERTKEIGVRKALGARPRQIINLVLLESVFITAISGFVGLAFAWMILAAIGPMIEAPAFSNPSVSLSVVVTATIILIIAGVLAGLLPAMKAANVKPIVALSDK, encoded by the coding sequence ATGTTTGATCGCGACGTTTGGCAGGAAATTTTCAACACGCTGAAGACCAATAAGCTGAGAACCTTTTTGACAGGTTTCTCTGTGGGGTGGGCCATCTTTATTTTGGTAATGCTCCTTGCCTCTGTGAACGGCATGGAAAATGGTTTTTACAACCAGTTCAACGATGACGCTACCAATTCCATCTTTGTTCGCCCAGGAACCACATCCAAAGCATACGGCGGTTTTGAGGAAGGTAGACGAATACAAATGAAGAATGATGATTTGGAATACATCACGCAAAGTTTTCCCAACGATGTTGAGTTTATAAGCGCAAGATATTATGCCAATGCAACAGCAAGATATAAGGATGAGACAGGATCGTACTCCGTCCAGGCCGTCCACCCCGATCATCAGGCTATAGAAAAAACCTTGGTAATGGAAGGTAGGTATATCAACGAGGCCGATATTGTGAATAAGGCCAAGGTGGCCGTTATCGGGAGAAAAGTTGCTGAAGACCTCTTTAAGGACGAAGACCCTTTAGGGAAATTTGTGGAGTTCAATGGATTGCCGTTCAGGGTCATTGGAATCTTTACCGATGATGGGGACGACAATGCTGAGAGAATGATTTATGCTCCCATAAGTACCTATCAAAGAATATATGGGAATACCAATAATATAAATATGATTGCCCTGACTTATAATCCAACCTATGATATTTCTACGTCATTGGAGTTTTCGGAGCGATTGGAAACCTTAATGAAACGCCGTTACAAAATAGCTCCTGAAGACCAAGCTGGACTTTATGTTTGGAACTATGCCGAGGCTTATGATAACATTAGCAGTTTTACCGCGGTGCTCAAAGCTATTGGTATTGGTGTTGGATTTTTGATCTTGGTTGCTGGAATCGTGGGTATCGGTAACATTATGGTATTTACCATCAAGGAGCGAACCAAGGAAATCGGGGTGCGAAAAGCATTGGGTGCCAGACCGCGCCAGATTATAAATTTGGTGTTGTTGGAATCTGTTTTCATCACGGCCATCTCTGGTTTCGTGGGATTGGCTTTTGCTTGGATGATTCTGGCTGCCATAGGACCTATGATAGAAGCACCCGCTTTCAGTAACCCATCCGTAAGCCTTTCGGTAGTGGTTACGGCCACTATCATATTGATCATTGCAGGAGTATTGGCTGGCTTGTTGCCGGCTATGAAGGCCGCAAACGTTAAACCCATTGTTGCACTAAGTGATAAATAG
- a CDS encoding cytochrome c oxidase subunit 3 has protein sequence MDATVSTGTEDSVWGGGNQPLGASYGKMMMWFFIMSDALTFSGFLVAYGFSRFKFIEQWPIADEVFTHFPFLHGVEAPMYYVAFMTFILIMSSVTMVLAVDAGHKMKQKSVILYMFLTIIGGAIFVGSQAWEWATFIKGDYGAVETNSGRILQFVNAETGKRAALADFAKTLPEERVKHEASEGIWYQSEGYRTSYSLNEVVEGFKATPNILIRTEILNEEGEKTVLDRKQSLAKILEANQVVEGANLIHNEYGHRLFADFFFFITGFHGFHVFSGVVINIIIFFNVILGTYERRGHYEMVEKVGLYWHFVDLVWVFVFTFFYLV, from the coding sequence ATGGATGCAACGGTAAGTACCGGTACAGAAGACAGCGTTTGGGGAGGCGGAAATCAGCCCCTAGGTGCTAGCTATGGAAAAATGATGATGTGGTTCTTTATCATGTCGGATGCCTTGACCTTTTCTGGGTTTTTGGTAGCGTATGGTTTCTCTAGATTTAAGTTCATTGAACAGTGGCCCATAGCCGATGAAGTGTTCACCCACTTTCCGTTCTTGCATGGTGTAGAAGCGCCCATGTACTACGTAGCCTTTATGACCTTTATTCTGATTATGTCTTCCGTAACCATGGTATTGGCCGTGGATGCAGGGCACAAGATGAAACAAAAAAGTGTCATTCTTTATATGTTCCTGACCATTATTGGTGGTGCCATCTTCGTTGGTTCACAGGCTTGGGAATGGGCAACCTTTATCAAGGGGGATTACGGAGCGGTTGAGACCAACTCAGGTAGAATCCTTCAGTTTGTAAATGCCGAAACCGGTAAGAGAGCAGCATTGGCGGATTTTGCAAAAACCTTACCAGAGGAAAGGGTAAAACACGAGGCCAGCGAGGGAATTTGGTATCAATCAGAGGGATATAGAACGTCCTACTCCTTAAACGAAGTTGTGGAAGGATTCAAGGCAACCCCCAATATTCTGATCCGCACCGAAATATTGAACGAAGAAGGCGAAAAAACAGTTTTGGATAGAAAGCAATCCTTGGCGAAAATATTGGAAGCCAATCAAGTGGTGGAAGGTGCCAATTTGATCCATAACGAATACGGACACCGACTGTTTGCCGATTTCTTTTTCTTTATCACCGGATTCCACGGCTTTCACGTATTCTCGGGCGTAGTGATCAACATTATCATCTTTTTTAATGTGATTTTGGGAACCTACGAACGCAGAGGCCACTATGAGATGGTAGAAAAGGTTGGACTGTACTGGCACTTTGTGGATTTGGTATGGGTATTCGTATTTACATTCTTTTACTTGGTATAA
- a CDS encoding cytochrome C oxidase subunit IV family protein: MAHEHKLEIFRGLVKFKSNTQKIWGVLIFLSIVTAIEVALGIVKPAFLTDNYFLGMKLLNWIFIILTLVKAYYIAWDFMHLRDEKTSLRRVIVWVPVFLICYLIFILLFEADYIHNVFTEGFVTWDF; the protein is encoded by the coding sequence ATGGCACACGAACATAAACTTGAGATTTTTAGAGGACTGGTAAAATTTAAGTCGAATACCCAAAAGATTTGGGGCGTACTTATCTTCCTTTCCATTGTGACCGCCATTGAGGTGGCATTGGGTATTGTTAAGCCAGCGTTTTTAACGGACAACTACTTCCTTGGGATGAAGTTGCTCAACTGGATTTTCATTATCCTCACATTAGTAAAGGCCTATTACATTGCATGGGACTTTATGCACCTAAGGGATGAAAAAACTTCATTGAGAAGGGTAATTGTTTGGGTCCCTGTTTTCCTTATCTGTTATTTGATATTCATTTTGCTTTTCGAGGCGGATTATATCCATAACGTTTTCACAGAAGGATTCGTGACTTGGGACTTCTAA
- a CDS encoding energy transducer TonB, which produces MEPKKNPKADVGRNSTLYFVIGLAAVLALVYGAMEWKKYDKANNYDISMNVEDQLDEEVPMTEQIKTPPPPPPPAAPEVIEVVEDEEEVEETVIESTETSQEEEVIEIEEVEVEEVEEDISVPFAVIEDVPVFPGCENAKDKKACFQEMMQNHIRKNFRYPEIAQEMGVQGRVSVIFVIQKDGSIGNIRMRGPDKNLEAEARRIIEKLPKMTPGKQRGRPVKVPFSIPITFKLQ; this is translated from the coding sequence ATGGAACCAAAAAAGAACCCGAAAGCAGACGTAGGAAGAAACAGTACCCTGTACTTTGTTATAGGATTGGCTGCTGTTTTGGCATTGGTCTACGGAGCCATGGAGTGGAAAAAGTACGACAAGGCCAATAACTACGACATTTCGATGAATGTTGAAGATCAGTTGGACGAAGAAGTGCCGATGACAGAGCAGATAAAGACTCCACCGCCACCACCGCCACCTGCTGCCCCCGAAGTTATCGAGGTTGTAGAGGATGAAGAAGAAGTGGAAGAGACCGTAATCGAGTCTACCGAAACAAGCCAAGAAGAAGAAGTTATAGAAATCGAAGAGGTTGAAGTGGAAGAAGTGGAAGAAGACATTTCCGTACCCTTCGCCGTAATTGAGGATGTGCCTGTTTTTCCAGGTTGTGAGAACGCCAAGGATAAAAAGGCATGTTTCCAAGAAATGATGCAGAACCACATTCGTAAAAACTTCCGCTACCCAGAAATCGCCCAAGAAATGGGAGTTCAAGGTAGGGTTAGTGTTATTTTTGTGATTCAGAAAGATGGAAGCATCGGTAACATTAGAATGCGTGGTCCAGATAAAAACTTGGAAGCCGAGGCAAGAAGAATCATTGAAAAATTGCCAAAGATGACCCCTGGAAAACAACGAGGTCGTCCGGTTAAAGTGCCATTCAGTATTCCAATTACCTTTAAGTTGCAATAA
- a CDS encoding ABC transporter ATP-binding protein: protein MIEIKDLHKSYKMGSNSLHVLKGINFKVEEGELVAIMGSSGSGKSTLLNILGMLDGADSGEYTLDGVPIKNLSETKAAQYRNKFLGFIFQSFNLINYKSALENVALPLYYQKVPRRERQEKAMQYLERVGLKPWAGHLPSELSGGQKQRVAIARAMAAEPKVLLADEPTGALDSKTSYEVMDLIQKINDDGNTILVVTHEEDIAHMCKRIVHLKDGVIVEDKKVEQVRAEQYV, encoded by the coding sequence ATGATAGAAATCAAAGATCTTCATAAATCCTATAAAATGGGAAGCAATTCCCTTCATGTTTTAAAGGGAATCAATTTTAAAGTAGAGGAAGGCGAACTTGTGGCCATTATGGGATCTTCGGGATCAGGTAAATCCACCTTGTTGAACATTTTGGGAATGCTGGACGGAGCCGACTCAGGGGAGTACACCTTGGATGGCGTGCCAATCAAAAATCTGAGCGAGACCAAGGCAGCCCAATACCGAAACAAATTCTTGGGATTCATATTCCAGTCATTTAATCTAATCAACTATAAGAGCGCTTTGGAGAACGTTGCCCTTCCGTTGTACTACCAAAAGGTACCCAGAAGGGAGCGACAAGAAAAAGCCATGCAATATTTGGAGCGCGTAGGACTAAAACCATGGGCAGGACATTTGCCCAGTGAGCTTTCCGGAGGTCAAAAACAAAGGGTGGCCATTGCCCGTGCCATGGCTGCTGAACCCAAAGTCCTTTTGGCGGATGAGCCCACCGGTGCTTTGGACAGTAAAACGTCTTACGAAGTAATGGACCTTATCCAAAAAATTAACGACGACGGAAACACCATTTTGGTGGTAACCCACGAAGAAGATATTGCCCACATGTGCAAACGTATTGTGCACCTAAAGGATGGGGTAATTGTGGAAGATAAAAAAGTAGAACAAGTAAGAGCGGAACAGTATGTTTGA
- a CDS encoding efflux RND transporter periplasmic adaptor subunit — MKKSVTIVILLLIVIVFGGSMYYLYQKNAEDPVVYETETPSKQTIVKKAVATGSILPLEEVLIKPNISGVIEEIYVEGGDYVKSGDLLAKIKVVPNLSALNDAKNAINEAKINLDDQKRNYERQSNLFGKGVIPKADLERAEVSYDQAKQAYAAANQRYDIVKTGTTSGLSNSANTLIRATVSGMVLEVPVEVGNQVIESNTFNEGTTIAAIADVDKMIFEGKVDESEVGKIKEDLPLEITVGAIENRVFNAVLDYIAPKGKEENGAIQFEIKGTLRKNDTVFIRAGLSANASIILARADSVLAVKEALVQFDDETKKPYVEVETADQQFERKEVELGVSDGIFVEVKSGLGASDKVKVWNALAKE; from the coding sequence ATGAAAAAATCGGTAACCATTGTCATCTTGTTGCTCATCGTAATAGTGTTCGGTGGCTCCATGTACTATCTCTATCAAAAAAATGCGGAAGACCCTGTGGTGTACGAAACCGAAACACCGTCCAAACAGACCATTGTGAAAAAGGCCGTGGCTACGGGAAGCATCCTTCCTTTGGAAGAGGTATTGATCAAACCTAATATTTCGGGCGTAATCGAGGAAATCTATGTGGAAGGTGGCGATTACGTCAAATCTGGTGATCTGTTGGCAAAAATCAAGGTAGTGCCCAATCTTTCTGCACTCAATGATGCCAAGAACGCCATTAACGAGGCCAAAATCAATTTGGACGATCAAAAACGGAACTACGAGCGCCAATCCAATCTATTTGGCAAGGGCGTTATCCCAAAAGCGGACCTGGAAAGGGCGGAAGTGTCCTACGACCAGGCCAAGCAAGCCTATGCCGCGGCCAATCAGCGATATGATATTGTAAAGACGGGTACCACCAGCGGTTTGAGCAATTCGGCCAATACCTTGATACGTGCCACCGTAAGCGGAATGGTTTTGGAAGTGCCCGTGGAAGTGGGCAATCAGGTCATCGAAAGCAATACCTTTAATGAGGGTACCACGATTGCAGCCATAGCCGATGTTGACAAAATGATCTTCGAAGGAAAGGTAGACGAATCGGAGGTGGGGAAAATCAAGGAAGACCTTCCCTTGGAAATTACGGTAGGTGCCATTGAAAACCGAGTGTTCAACGCTGTGCTCGACTATATTGCTCCTAAAGGCAAGGAGGAAAATGGAGCCATTCAGTTTGAGATCAAAGGAACCCTCAGGAAGAATGATACCGTTTTTATTCGCGCTGGACTAAGTGCAAACGCTTCCATTATTTTGGCAAGGGCCGATAGCGTGTTGGCCGTAAAGGAGGCCTTGGTGCAATTTGATGATGAGACCAAAAAACCGTATGTTGAAGTGGAAACAGCCGACCAGCAATTCGAAAGGAAAGAGGTGGAGCTTGGCGTGAGCGATGGCATATTCGTAGAGGTCAAGTCAGGTTTGGGAGCCAGTGACAAGGTCAAGGTATGGAACGCATTGGCCAAGGAATAG